A DNA window from Boseongicola sp. contains the following coding sequences:
- a CDS encoding DsbE family thiol:disulfide interchange protein → MAKLPPLAILPPLFFVALAGLFLGGMFRSSPDALPSTLIGSPAPVIDLDPMAGLTPFARELLDAPGAKIVNYWASWCAPCRVEHPQLMTMADEGLPVYGVNYKDDVGKAKSFLTELGNPYEGVGADPRGRMAIEWGVYGVPETFVIDGKGRVVLRFAGPITADIMEKRIRPALAEASAE, encoded by the coding sequence GGCTATTTTGCCGCCCCTGTTCTTTGTGGCGCTGGCAGGTTTGTTTCTGGGAGGCATGTTCCGGTCCAGCCCGGATGCTTTGCCCTCGACCCTGATCGGGTCCCCGGCACCTGTGATTGACCTTGATCCGATGGCTGGGCTGACGCCGTTTGCACGCGAATTGCTGGATGCGCCAGGGGCGAAAATAGTGAACTACTGGGCAAGCTGGTGCGCGCCGTGTCGGGTTGAGCATCCGCAGTTGATGACCATGGCCGATGAGGGCTTGCCGGTCTATGGGGTCAACTACAAGGATGATGTCGGTAAGGCGAAGTCTTTCCTGACGGAATTGGGAAACCCTTATGAAGGGGTTGGAGCCGATCCGCGTGGGCGAATGGCCATTGAATGGGGTGTCTACGGTGTACCCGAGACATTCGTCATCGACGGCAAAGGCAGGGTTGTCCTGCGCTTTGCCGGGCCGATAACTGCTGACATTATGGAAAAGCGTATTCGTCCTGCTTTGGCCGAAGCCTCAGCCGAATAG